The Janthinobacterium tructae genome contains the following window.
AGCCTGGTGTCCCTGCTGTCCCTGCTGGGCGCGGCCATCATTTCCAGCCTGATCAATCTGCCGCTGTCGCGCTTGACGGCGGCCGCGCGCGACATCGCCAAGGGCAAGCAGCCGGCGCCGCTGCCGGAAAAAGGCCCGATCGAAATCCTCGAGGCGAACCGCAGCTTCAACCAGATGGTCGATGACTTGAAACAGGTGGAATCGGACCGCGCCGTGATTTTGGCCGGCATCTCGCACGACTTGCGCACGCCGCTGGCGCGCATGCAGCTGGAAGTGGAAATGGCCAACCTGTCGGACGAGGCACGCGAAGGCATCCAGTCCGATATCGGGCAAATGGACGCCATCATCGGCCAGTTCCTCGACTATGCCAAGCCGACGGAAACGTCGAGCTTTACGGACGTGGACCTGAGCGGCTTGCTGCTCGACATGACGCGCGAAGCGATGCGCCTGCCGGACGTGAAGATCAACGCCAGCATCGCCGAAGGCGCGCATGCGATGGGCAACCCCACCGACTTGCGCCGCGTGCTGAACAACCTGATCGAGAATGCGCGCCGCTATGGCAAGACGCCGGGCAGCGACGTCACGGAAATCGATATCGCCTGCCATCTGCGCACCAGCCACGGCGCGAAAAAGGTGATTATCGAGGTGCAAGACCACGGCACAGGCGTGCCGGCGGAAAAGATCGAGCAACTGATGAAACCGTTCACCCGCCTCGACACGGCGCGCGGGCAAGCCAACGGTGCGGGCCTGGGCCTGGCCATCGTCGACCGCGTGCTGCTGCGCCATGGCGCCGAATTGCAGGTACGCAACCGCGAAGGCGGCGGCCTGGCGTTTCAGATCAGCTTGCCAGCGGCGTAAACCGACACCACCAGCGGCCTTGGCCAACAATGTTGTCGGATTACGCGAGGCAAGGCCTCGCTAATCCGACCTACGCTGCCCCACAACGGTCAAACCGACGCCGCTTCCTGCGCCAGCAATTTATCCATCAACAATTCCGTCGCCCCGTAGCCGTAGAGGGAATCGCTTTCCATGCCCGGCGTATCGAAGGGGATCGATTCCTCACGGTTCAGCTTGGCAGGGTCGGCATCCGCATAGCTGGCGCGCCAGGCGCGTTGCAAGGACTCATTGCGGCGGATAAAGGCCGGCATGGGCCAGGCATTGCGCTCCCAGTGGAGGCTGTCGCCCAGCAGGGGCCAGCGTTCGTTGAGCAGGGCCATGTCGCCCGTGCGCAGGCGGCGCACGGCCTGTTCTGGCCGCAAGCCTTCCAGCTCTTCCAGCGCAGGCAGGCTGTCGCGCTTCGGCCCGAACATATACGCCAGCATGATGCGCCCGGCAGGCGCCCGGCGCGCCACCACGCCGGCGGCATAGCCGCCGCCCGGCAAGGGCACAGCAAACCAGCTGCCTTCCCGGTATGGTAATGATTTCATTTCTGCAAACTCCCCCAAAATCGTGTTCGGGGCACAGTCTACGCGAAGCAAGGGCTATGTGGCGCATGGTACGCCACAGCAACAGACCAATAGTTACACTATTTTCTCGTCATAGTGATACTGAGCAACAATCGGCCCCGCCTTGAACAGCGCTTCCTTCATGGCCGTATCCAGGCGCGCGTCGCGGCGGCGCATCCATTCGAGCAGCATGGCCGCTTCCTTGCGGCTGGTGTCGCCCGCATGCGCGAGCACGCGGCGCAATTCCGGGTCCGTGCACGCCTCGAAACGCTGGCTGTTCAAGTCCAGCGCGTGCAGCGCGGCGATGGTGGCGCCGATGGCGCGGTGCATGTCGAGTGCCGTGGCCGGCAAGCCCGATTCTTCCAGTGGGACGGTGGTCATGCGCATTCCTTTTCGCGTGGTGGAGACATCGGCTGCATTCTCCACCGCGCGGGCGAAAAGCTCAAGCGTCCACGACACGTTTCCACCCGTTCGGCCATAATCATGACTCAGCAACAGCCTAAACCTCAGCGGCAGGAGCCCCATGTTCAATTTCGACTTTTACAATCCGACGCAAATCCTCTTCGGCCAGGGCCAGATCGCCGCCATCGCCGGCCTGATCCCGCCGCAGGCGCGGGTCCTGATGACCTACGGCGGCGGCAGCATCAAGCGCAACGGCGTCTACGATGAAGTCAGGGCGGCGCTGGCTGGCCACACGGTGCTGGAATTTGCCGGTATCGAACCCAATCCCAGCTATGAAACCCTGATGCAGGCCGTGGCCCTCGTGAAAAGCGAGCGCATCGATTTCCTGCTGGCCGTCGGCGGCGGCTCCGTGGTCGATGGCACGAAATTCATCGCCGCCGCCGCCCTGCATGAGGGCGAG
Protein-coding sequences here:
- a CDS encoding sensor histidine kinase — protein: MMKLVPDISLARLKSGLFWRTFLLLGTLTTVSMITWIGMISVIQREPQAQQISAQIISVVTITHAALTHSAPELRRELLFDLVSNEGIRIFSLEEDDRIEPPPDNYLMPEIEAQVKAKLGKDTRFSARVNGVAGFWVSFKIDDDEYWLMLDRERLRGLTGFQWLGWASLVSLLSLLGAAIISSLINLPLSRLTAAARDIAKGKQPAPLPEKGPIEILEANRSFNQMVDDLKQVESDRAVILAGISHDLRTPLARMQLEVEMANLSDEAREGIQSDIGQMDAIIGQFLDYAKPTETSSFTDVDLSGLLLDMTREAMRLPDVKINASIAEGAHAMGNPTDLRRVLNNLIENARRYGKTPGSDVTEIDIACHLRTSHGAKKVIIEVQDHGTGVPAEKIEQLMKPFTRLDTARGQANGAGLGLAIVDRVLLRHGAELQVRNREGGGLAFQISLPAA
- a CDS encoding Imm26 family immunity protein, giving the protein MKSLPYREGSWFAVPLPGGGYAAGVVARRAPAGRIMLAYMFGPKRDSLPALEELEGLRPEQAVRRLRTGDMALLNERWPLLGDSLHWERNAWPMPAFIRRNESLQRAWRASYADADPAKLNREESIPFDTPGMESDSLYGYGATELLMDKLLAQEAASV